One part of the Microbacterium aurugineum genome encodes these proteins:
- a CDS encoding ArsR/SmtB family transcription factor — protein MVGTISLSNRTTPRRVHQGSEFDVGVSQSTLSHHVKILREAGIVQNDPEGTRCLLSLRTVDLEKRFPGLVDSLGMLVQGAKA, from the coding sequence ATGGTCGGCACGATCTCTCTGTCCAACCGGACGACACCGAGAAGAGTCCATCAGGGGAGCGAGTTCGATGTGGGGGTGTCTCAATCCACGTTGAGCCATCATGTAAAGATCCTTCGCGAGGCGGGCATCGTCCAGAACGATCCGGAGGGCACGAGATGCCTGCTCTCGTTGCGGACCGTGGACCTCGAGAAGCGGTTCCCGGGTCTCGTCGACTCCTTGGGCATGCTCGTGCAGGGGGCGAAGGCCTAG
- a CDS encoding CPBP family intramembrane glutamic endopeptidase, which produces MSHSDRTTAAGLHQSARNGRVTWPDLWLAAGVAIALYAVGILLYLQMPDDDAVAKGLALFAISGFAPLGGVLVMIALRRRPAALFGITCVAPRWLAIAFMIGIGVVALNLAVTTLVSMTTDAADLQSGYQSAATSGIGGFLGAILLGAVLTPIGEELLFRGVLFTLLTRYGVWLAAILSSIVFALSHGLNLSTPVAVIVGLAAAWLMRKTKSVWPGVVVHAVNNASSSIISVVYVHIIAG; this is translated from the coding sequence ATGTCGCACAGCGATCGGACCACTGCCGCCGGCCTGCATCAAAGCGCCAGGAACGGTCGGGTCACCTGGCCCGACCTCTGGCTCGCCGCCGGCGTCGCCATCGCGCTCTACGCCGTCGGGATCCTGCTCTACCTCCAGATGCCGGACGATGACGCGGTCGCCAAGGGTCTGGCGCTGTTCGCGATCTCGGGATTCGCGCCATTAGGCGGAGTACTTGTCATGATCGCCCTTCGCAGGCGTCCGGCGGCGCTCTTCGGCATCACGTGTGTGGCACCGAGATGGCTCGCGATTGCATTCATGATCGGCATCGGAGTCGTCGCTCTCAACCTGGCCGTGACGACGCTGGTGAGCATGACCACAGACGCCGCCGATCTCCAGAGCGGTTACCAGTCCGCCGCGACCAGCGGCATCGGCGGGTTCCTCGGCGCCATCCTCCTCGGAGCGGTCCTCACCCCGATCGGCGAGGAGCTACTGTTTCGCGGCGTGCTCTTCACCCTGCTCACACGCTATGGCGTCTGGCTCGCGGCGATCCTCAGCAGCATCGTCTTCGCCCTCAGCCACGGACTCAACCTCTCGACGCCGGTCGCCGTCATCGTCGGCCTCGCGGCCGCCTGGCTGATGCGCAAGACGAAGTCGGTCTGGCCCGGAGTCGTCGTGCACGCCGTCAACAACGCATCCTCATCGATCATCTCCGTCGTCTACGTCCACATCATCGCCGGGTGA
- a CDS encoding TetR/AcrR family transcriptional regulator: MDEASKESGTRAKILIAAATMLGENPTARLSVRAVAARAQVSTGSLRHFFPTQRELIDTVVAAMYDVELPDDPINEHSLTVEERLIACLQLILRQVGVGESARKQWGALYEAYVATAPSEDEAATYIALDRMGRHRISQWLTALIDEGAIPGGRVEERARFLSTVLAGLMTERALPSDAVGIDAEMASLRLAVHAVMSEWPVAR; this comes from the coding sequence ATGGACGAAGCATCGAAGGAATCCGGGACACGGGCAAAGATCCTGATCGCCGCGGCAACCATGCTGGGCGAGAACCCCACTGCACGTCTGAGCGTGAGAGCAGTGGCCGCCCGCGCTCAGGTGAGCACGGGGTCCCTGCGCCATTTCTTCCCGACGCAGCGGGAACTCATCGACACGGTGGTGGCCGCGATGTACGACGTGGAGCTCCCCGACGATCCGATCAATGAGCATTCCTTGACGGTGGAGGAACGACTCATCGCCTGCTTGCAGCTGATCCTCCGTCAGGTCGGGGTGGGCGAGAGCGCCCGGAAGCAGTGGGGGGCGCTCTACGAGGCGTATGTGGCCACGGCTCCGTCCGAGGACGAAGCAGCCACCTACATCGCCCTGGACCGCATGGGGCGACATCGGATCTCGCAGTGGCTGACCGCCTTGATCGACGAGGGCGCGATCCCAGGCGGTCGGGTCGAGGAGCGAGCGCGGTTCCTCTCGACCGTGCTGGCGGGGCTCATGACCGAACGTGCGCTGCCCTCCGATGCCGTGGGCATCGACGCCGAGATGGCAAGCCTGCGGCTCGCCGTCCACGCGGTCATGAGCGAGTGGCCCGTCGCGCGATGA
- a CDS encoding CPBP family intramembrane glutamic endopeptidase, with product MRQSDSAATPAPHVADSPATRGGGRPFGVHFRMAGWKALIVIAVLPATLLVTQLGLYLLAGLVESGDPFAPELTPLKLLAANISTGLTALLALALAGWFAKVPWRVVFSAPRSFDRRRLVTYFLGSVVIVGLAMGVVGLTAPEQVGWTGLSITGTTAGLLAVMLLSTPMQTVGEEIMFRGVLLPAAGSWFRSAKPAFLTGLTLSSVMFALLHGSSDPLLFAYYLFFSVCTAVMGLLTRGLEAAIAFHTANNLMTTTLNAVLSGGGAVAVERSEGSTGGLALLLPAAGSLAVLVMVGVRERSRRRETQR from the coding sequence ATGCGCCAGAGCGACTCTGCCGCTACGCCCGCACCGCACGTCGCCGACAGCCCGGCCACAAGGGGAGGAGGCCGCCCGTTCGGTGTGCACTTCCGGATGGCGGGGTGGAAAGCGCTCATCGTGATCGCGGTGCTGCCAGCGACGCTCCTGGTGACTCAGCTCGGGCTTTACCTGCTCGCGGGGCTCGTCGAGAGCGGCGACCCGTTCGCGCCCGAGCTGACGCCCCTGAAGCTCCTGGCGGCGAACATCAGCACCGGCCTCACGGCCCTGTTGGCGCTCGCCCTGGCCGGGTGGTTCGCGAAGGTGCCGTGGCGCGTCGTCTTCAGTGCGCCGCGCAGTTTCGACCGCCGTCGGCTCGTGACGTACTTCTTGGGCTCGGTCGTGATCGTCGGCCTCGCGATGGGGGTGGTGGGGCTGACGGCGCCAGAACAGGTCGGCTGGACGGGATTGTCGATCACCGGCACGACGGCCGGACTGCTAGCCGTCATGCTCCTCTCGACACCGATGCAGACCGTCGGTGAAGAGATCATGTTCCGTGGCGTGCTTCTGCCCGCTGCCGGGTCATGGTTCCGGTCTGCGAAGCCGGCCTTCCTCACGGGCCTCACCCTTTCGAGTGTGATGTTCGCCCTCCTGCACGGTTCCAGTGACCCGCTGCTGTTCGCGTACTACCTCTTCTTCTCTGTGTGCACGGCGGTGATGGGACTGCTCACCCGCGGACTCGAAGCCGCGATCGCCTTCCACACAGCGAACAACCTCATGACGACCACCCTCAACGCTGTCTTGAGCGGGGGCGGTGCTGTCGCTGTCGAGCGATCAGAGGGTTCCACCGGCGGGCTCGCCCTTCTCCTGCCCGCAGCCGGGAGCCTCGCCGTGCTCGTCATGGTCGGGGTTCGGGAGCGTTCGCGCCGCCGGGAGACGCAGCGCTAG
- a CDS encoding TetR/AcrR family transcriptional regulator yields the protein MSDMPSDRSSDAGAPSVGRPRRDQQALLDAAAAVFMVSGVDAPVREIAAKAGVGVGTIYRHFPSRADLVVAVYRHQVEACADAGPRLLAESETPEAALRAWVAMFVDFLTTKHGLADVLQGDSARSGDALHTYFVSRLVPVCASMLETARRPADAYAPIDAYSVLKGIGNLCIGAASDTDYDAATPVQLLLSGLLTRTR from the coding sequence ATGTCCGACATGCCGAGCGACCGATCGAGCGATGCGGGCGCCCCCTCAGTGGGCCGTCCGCGCCGAGACCAGCAAGCGCTCCTCGACGCGGCGGCAGCGGTGTTCATGGTGTCCGGGGTCGACGCGCCGGTGCGGGAGATCGCCGCGAAGGCCGGCGTCGGCGTAGGAACGATCTACCGACACTTTCCGTCCCGCGCCGATCTCGTCGTCGCGGTGTACCGACATCAGGTCGAGGCCTGCGCCGACGCCGGCCCCCGACTGCTCGCAGAAAGCGAGACGCCAGAGGCAGCTCTTCGGGCCTGGGTTGCCATGTTCGTCGACTTTCTCACCACGAAGCACGGACTCGCCGACGTACTGCAAGGGGACAGCGCCCGGTCCGGCGACGCTCTGCACACCTATTTCGTCAGCCGGCTCGTCCCCGTGTGCGCATCAATGCTCGAGACAGCACGTCGGCCTGCCGATGCATATGCGCCGATCGACGCCTACAGCGTGCTCAAGGGCATCGGGAACCTCTGCATCGGTGCCGCGAGCGACACCGACTACGATGCGGCCACTCCGGTACAGCTGCTCCTCTCAGGTCTGCTCACCCGAACTCGCTGA
- a CDS encoding alpha/beta hydrolase family protein, with translation MASAFVHAADDIIGAGVPVVSVAPIPLLAPDRPVPLEVRVSAPAVGADLPVVVFSHGNGWNLDGYAPLTAFWASRGFVVIQPTHLDSRRNGFGFDHPVFPTIWTERISDLTRILDQLDAIERAVPGLEGRVDRSRVAATGHSWGGQTAQSLLGARIVDEAGQVGEDVSDSRVTAGILFAATGIGGDDLHPFAQANFPFMRPSFRELTVPTLVVAGDRDQSRMSSRGPDWFTDAYTHSPGATDLLTLFGAEHSLGGIVGYEVAETTDENPERVAVAQRMSTAYLRSALRVSESDWGAVRAAFADSVESIGRVDSR, from the coding sequence ATGGCTTCAGCATTCGTTCACGCGGCGGACGACATCATCGGCGCCGGAGTCCCGGTCGTCTCCGTCGCTCCCATCCCTTTGCTCGCTCCGGATCGACCGGTCCCGCTGGAGGTGCGGGTGTCTGCCCCTGCCGTCGGGGCTGATCTGCCCGTTGTCGTGTTCTCGCACGGCAATGGGTGGAACCTCGACGGGTACGCGCCGCTTACCGCGTTCTGGGCATCGCGCGGGTTCGTCGTGATCCAGCCCACTCATCTGGACTCCCGTCGGAACGGTTTCGGGTTCGACCACCCCGTGTTCCCGACGATCTGGACCGAGCGGATCTCGGATCTCACCCGCATCCTCGACCAGCTCGACGCTATCGAGCGCGCCGTGCCGGGTCTTGAGGGTCGCGTGGACCGGAGCCGCGTCGCCGCCACCGGTCACTCCTGGGGCGGACAGACCGCGCAGTCGCTCCTCGGGGCACGGATCGTCGACGAGGCGGGCCAAGTGGGGGAGGACGTTTCCGACAGTCGTGTCACTGCGGGCATCCTCTTCGCCGCTACCGGCATCGGCGGCGACGACCTGCACCCGTTCGCGCAGGCGAACTTCCCCTTCATGCGACCGTCCTTCCGGGAGCTGACGGTGCCGACGCTCGTCGTGGCCGGGGACCGCGACCAGTCCAGGATGTCCAGCCGTGGACCGGACTGGTTCACTGATGCGTACACCCACAGCCCCGGCGCCACCGACCTCCTCACGCTCTTCGGCGCCGAGCATTCCCTCGGCGGGATCGTCGGATACGAAGTCGCCGAGACTACCGACGAGAACCCGGAGCGGGTCGCGGTCGCCCAGCGGATGAGTACCGCGTACCTCCGCAGCGCCCTACGCGTCTCCGAGAGCGATTGGGGCGCTGTCCGCGCCGCATTCGCCGACAGCGTCGAATCGATCGGTCGCGTCGACAGCAGATGA
- a CDS encoding GTP-binding protein has translation MSFTEVTLITGHRERARTAVARRHARAQRCAHVTASALRRASVNDAAAFVRDIPATGRLVVEIPADAAVEAAIGAFTDDECVRLAELVCVVDAGTFFEDLMAEDYVAASYADGTLYVARALRLVQHVEHASTVMVTGWGSVETRDLSILLTTLSHLAPAARISLERSAATATPAPHSEQVHQPGWVHVLNEEHDPHMRDARVTAFRYERLHPFHPGRLHRLLNDEFGSGRHGAIIRSAGFCRLATRPGLVGRWDQVGQMISLEPLARDDDSPTPPLALGQDLAFIGIDMDAVALSRALDAALLDDEELLTDVRTWMRFADPFPQWTTHVHSDD, from the coding sequence TTGTCGTTCACCGAAGTCACCCTCATCACCGGTCACCGCGAACGCGCCCGGACCGCCGTCGCGAGACGCCACGCGCGTGCTCAGCGATGCGCGCACGTGACCGCGTCCGCGCTCCGTCGCGCGTCGGTCAACGACGCCGCCGCTTTCGTTCGCGACATCCCCGCGACGGGTCGTCTCGTGGTCGAGATCCCCGCCGATGCCGCCGTCGAAGCGGCCATCGGCGCGTTCACGGACGACGAGTGCGTACGACTTGCCGAGCTCGTCTGCGTCGTGGACGCCGGCACGTTCTTCGAAGACCTCATGGCGGAGGACTACGTCGCGGCGTCGTATGCGGACGGCACTCTCTACGTCGCGCGCGCCCTGCGGCTCGTGCAGCATGTCGAGCACGCGAGCACCGTCATGGTGACCGGCTGGGGTTCGGTCGAGACGCGGGACCTGTCCATCCTTCTGACGACACTGAGCCATCTGGCTCCCGCCGCGCGGATCAGCCTGGAGCGGTCCGCTGCGACGGCCACACCCGCACCGCACTCCGAGCAGGTCCACCAACCAGGCTGGGTCCACGTGCTCAACGAGGAGCATGACCCGCACATGCGAGACGCCCGCGTGACCGCGTTCCGCTACGAGAGGCTGCACCCCTTCCACCCCGGCCGACTGCACCGCCTTCTCAACGACGAGTTCGGCAGCGGTCGACACGGAGCGATCATCCGCTCGGCAGGATTCTGTCGACTCGCCACGCGACCCGGCCTGGTCGGCCGCTGGGATCAGGTCGGCCAGATGATCTCGCTCGAGCCGCTCGCGCGTGACGACGACTCCCCCACGCCTCCCCTCGCTCTCGGGCAGGATCTGGCGTTCATCGGCATCGACATGGATGCCGTCGCCCTCTCACGCGCGCTCGACGCCGCGTTGCTCGACGACGAGGAACTCCTGACCGACGTGCGTACCTGGATGCGCTTCGCAGACCCCTTCCCACAGTGGACGACACACGTGCACTCCGATGACTGA
- the ykgO gene encoding type B 50S ribosomal protein L36: MKVRASIKSLKNQPGAQVVRRRGRVYVINKLNPRFKGRQG; the protein is encoded by the coding sequence ATGAAGGTTCGCGCATCGATCAAGTCGCTCAAGAACCAGCCCGGCGCCCAGGTGGTGCGTCGTCGGGGCCGTGTGTATGTGATCAACAAACTCAACCCCCGCTTCAAGGGCCGACAGGGCTGA
- a CDS encoding response regulator transcription factor, whose translation MSEAARVLVVDDEALVRHALRAFLSDDDRVILVGEATDGSEVVDTARATDPDVVLMDIRMPEIGGVEATRRIREWNPRCRVLALTTFTTEWQALEVLRAGACGYLVKNSTPAQIIDAIVAAHAGDRVVSPEVQERFVRAASEAGDDHVSDVPALSDRERQIIGLIAKGRSNAEIADELHYAESTVKADIRHINQLWDVENRLQIVLRATELGIIAL comes from the coding sequence GTGAGTGAAGCCGCACGCGTTCTCGTCGTCGACGATGAAGCCCTGGTCAGGCACGCACTGCGCGCATTCCTCTCTGACGACGATCGCGTCATCCTGGTCGGGGAAGCGACCGACGGATCCGAGGTCGTCGACACCGCGAGAGCCACCGATCCCGACGTCGTCTTGATGGACATCAGGATGCCCGAGATCGGCGGCGTCGAGGCGACCCGCCGCATTCGCGAGTGGAACCCTCGCTGCCGCGTCCTCGCCCTGACGACGTTCACCACGGAGTGGCAGGCGCTCGAGGTCCTGCGCGCCGGTGCATGCGGGTACCTCGTCAAGAACTCCACCCCTGCGCAGATCATCGACGCCATCGTCGCCGCCCACGCCGGTGACCGGGTGGTCTCCCCCGAGGTGCAGGAGAGGTTCGTCCGCGCGGCTAGCGAAGCCGGCGACGATCACGTCTCCGACGTGCCTGCGCTCAGTGACCGCGAGCGGCAGATCATCGGCTTGATCGCAAAGGGTCGCTCCAACGCCGAGATCGCCGACGAACTCCACTACGCCGAGAGCACCGTGAAGGCGGACATCCGCCACATCAATCAGCTGTGGGATGTCGAGAACAGACTGCAGATCGTCCTCCGCGCGACGGAACTCGGGATCATCGCCCTCTGA
- a CDS encoding sensor histidine kinase — MARLLLIVIIGVLLAVAIGFAVEGGEFTRYDLLAIVFYLGLAAFAWHPMTAAFIVMLISSVGVVFTGSGGDLLELAISLGLVAVTCAPWVIIIHIVVLGALTAYVAVETTTLAAGGVYGIAGIATIAFLVGVAFRLVTARETILVAERARVERDLEALAREDQERIADQLHDGIAHDLTLILFHARALPRQPDDAARQVSLTTIEDSAEQALQSIQSLLSLMRDTTTEAPPPQETRYEGNIIVAIAALSELLRDAGIPVTLDAPSTALDVPPVVERVLIEMAIEAVMNIIKHAPKSRSARIHIDRQPDQVELVVTNVGAPSHRSNLPSGGRGLRRARQRLNQIHGRLQAGPTDGAWELRAIIATESDLNA; from the coding sequence GTGGCGCGTCTACTTCTGATCGTCATCATCGGCGTCCTTCTGGCCGTCGCCATCGGGTTCGCCGTCGAGGGCGGTGAGTTCACCCGGTACGACCTTCTCGCCATCGTCTTCTACCTGGGGCTCGCGGCGTTCGCGTGGCATCCGATGACGGCGGCGTTCATCGTCATGCTGATCAGTAGCGTCGGCGTCGTCTTCACCGGGAGCGGCGGCGATCTCCTCGAGCTGGCGATCTCGCTCGGACTGGTCGCCGTGACATGCGCGCCGTGGGTGATCATCATCCACATCGTGGTGCTGGGAGCGCTGACCGCATATGTGGCGGTCGAAACGACGACGCTCGCAGCCGGCGGCGTTTACGGCATCGCCGGCATCGCGACGATCGCGTTCCTCGTCGGCGTCGCCTTCAGGCTCGTGACCGCGAGAGAAACGATCCTTGTCGCTGAGCGTGCTCGTGTCGAGCGAGACCTGGAAGCCCTTGCCCGAGAAGACCAGGAACGCATCGCCGACCAGCTCCACGATGGAATCGCACACGATCTCACGCTCATCCTGTTCCATGCCCGCGCCCTGCCCCGCCAGCCCGACGATGCCGCACGACAGGTGTCACTCACCACGATCGAAGACTCCGCCGAGCAGGCCCTGCAGAGCATCCAGTCGTTGCTCTCGCTCATGCGCGACACGACCACAGAGGCTCCGCCACCACAAGAGACCCGGTACGAAGGAAACATCATCGTTGCGATCGCGGCTCTCAGCGAGCTTCTGCGTGATGCGGGGATCCCGGTCACGCTCGATGCGCCGAGCACAGCACTCGACGTGCCGCCGGTTGTGGAGCGTGTTCTGATCGAGATGGCGATCGAGGCCGTCATGAACATCATCAAGCACGCCCCGAAGTCGAGATCCGCGAGGATCCATATCGATCGTCAGCCCGACCAAGTCGAGTTGGTTGTCACGAACGTCGGCGCTCCGTCACACCGCTCGAATCTGCCGTCGGGTGGGCGCGGGTTGAGGCGCGCGCGTCAGCGCCTCAACCAGATTCACGGGCGCCTGCAGGCAGGGCCGACCGACGGCGCATGGGAGCTGCGAGCGATCATCGCGACGGAATCCGACCTCAACGCCTGA
- a CDS encoding 4-hydroxybenzoate 3-monooxygenase, with translation MTTTVRTRVAIVGAGPAGLLLAHLLAEAGIESIVLDRRSRAEIESTIRAGILEQETVRVLSESGASERVLAVGTRHDGIELRFEGEGHRIDFPSLTGRSVWLYPQHEVLKDLIAARLAAGQDLRFETEVTGVGDVETDRPWVTATTADGDAVRIDADFVVGADGSRSVVRPAVTGSSTGGYFREYPFAWFGILCEAPPSADELIYSNSAEGFALISQRSTTVQRMYFQCDPDAAPDALSDEEIWETLQARVPGTALAAGPVIQRDVLRFRSFVAHELRHGRAVLVGDAAHTVPPTGAKGMNLAVADVVLLDRALQALLLENDARLIDAFAETALRRIWKAQHFSWWMTSMLHTARDASDFDHRRQIGELRSVVESEAGQTFLAEAYTGWPHEGTPGRGSLSE, from the coding sequence ATGACCACCACCGTCCGCACCCGTGTCGCGATCGTCGGCGCAGGGCCCGCAGGTCTTCTGCTGGCACACCTCCTCGCCGAGGCCGGAATCGAATCGATCGTGCTCGACCGCCGGAGCCGTGCGGAGATCGAGTCGACCATCCGCGCCGGCATCCTCGAACAGGAGACCGTCCGGGTGCTGAGTGAGTCCGGCGCGAGCGAGCGGGTGCTCGCGGTCGGCACCCGCCACGACGGTATCGAACTGCGCTTCGAGGGCGAGGGACACCGCATCGACTTCCCGTCGCTGACGGGGCGGAGCGTCTGGTTGTACCCGCAGCACGAGGTGCTCAAGGACCTGATCGCCGCGCGGCTCGCGGCTGGTCAGGACCTCCGATTCGAGACCGAGGTCACCGGTGTCGGCGACGTCGAGACCGATCGGCCGTGGGTGACGGCGACCACTGCGGACGGCGACGCGGTGCGGATCGACGCCGACTTCGTGGTCGGTGCCGACGGCTCGCGCAGCGTCGTCCGCCCCGCGGTCACCGGTTCGTCGACCGGCGGCTATTTCCGGGAGTACCCGTTCGCGTGGTTCGGCATCCTGTGCGAGGCGCCGCCGAGCGCAGACGAACTGATCTACAGCAACTCCGCCGAGGGTTTCGCACTCATCAGTCAGCGCAGCACGACCGTGCAGCGCATGTACTTCCAATGCGATCCGGACGCTGCCCCGGACGCCCTGTCGGACGAGGAGATCTGGGAGACCTTGCAGGCGCGGGTGCCGGGCACCGCCCTCGCGGCCGGACCCGTCATCCAGCGCGACGTCCTCCGGTTCCGCAGCTTCGTGGCGCACGAGCTTCGGCACGGGCGCGCGGTGCTCGTCGGCGATGCGGCCCATACGGTGCCGCCGACCGGGGCGAAGGGCATGAACCTCGCGGTCGCCGACGTCGTGCTGCTCGACCGCGCTCTGCAGGCGCTTCTTCTCGAGAACGACGCCCGCCTCATCGACGCCTTCGCCGAGACGGCACTGCGGCGCATCTGGAAAGCGCAGCACTTCTCCTGGTGGATGACGAGCATGCTGCACACCGCACGCGATGCGAGCGACTTCGACCATCGGCGCCAGATCGGCGAGCTGCGATCGGTCGTCGAGTCGGAGGCGGGGCAGACGTTCCTCGCCGAGGCGTACACGGGTTGGCCGCACGAGGGGACACCTGGACGCGGTTCGCTCTCCGAGTGA
- a CDS encoding IclR family transcriptional regulator → MANSPSGDSVTERLIRVLETFTPARTVQTAADIGRRAGLPASSAHRIVGELVDAGMLERDDDRRIRIGMRLWELATRSSHALRLRQAAMPSMERVQSRVREHTQLAILEQDEALFLERLSSPESGSNVTRIAGRLPLHASSSGLVLLAYADRALQERVLSGPLMSVTSETITEPSLLRRKLAEVRTIGHAVAPGYIEAVSTGVAVPVHDETGDVAAALSVVLRRDAPTEPALRELFAAAREIERALGGRR, encoded by the coding sequence ATGGCCAACTCCCCCTCCGGCGATTCCGTGACGGAGCGTCTGATCCGCGTCCTCGAGACCTTCACCCCGGCGCGCACGGTGCAGACCGCAGCCGATATCGGCAGGCGCGCCGGCCTCCCCGCCTCCAGCGCGCATCGCATCGTCGGCGAGCTGGTGGACGCGGGGATGCTGGAACGCGATGATGACCGGCGCATCCGCATCGGCATGCGGCTGTGGGAGCTCGCCACCCGGTCGTCGCACGCCTTGCGGCTGCGACAGGCCGCGATGCCGTCGATGGAGCGTGTGCAGTCGCGGGTGCGCGAGCACACACAGCTCGCGATCCTCGAACAGGACGAGGCGCTGTTCCTCGAGCGGTTGAGCAGTCCCGAGTCCGGATCGAACGTGACACGCATCGCCGGGCGCCTTCCGCTGCACGCGTCGTCCTCCGGCCTCGTGCTGCTCGCCTACGCGGATCGCGCGCTGCAGGAGCGGGTGCTCTCGGGTCCGCTGATGTCGGTGACGAGCGAGACCATCACGGAGCCGTCGCTCCTCCGCCGCAAGCTCGCCGAGGTGCGCACGATCGGACATGCCGTCGCCCCCGGCTACATCGAGGCGGTATCCACGGGCGTGGCCGTGCCTGTCCACGACGAGACCGGCGATGTGGCGGCCGCGCTCTCGGTCGTGCTCCGAAGGGATGCACCGACCGAACCCGCGCTCCGGGAGCTCTTCGCCGCCGCACGGGAGATCGAGCGCGCACTCGGCGGACGCCGATGA
- the pcaH gene encoding protocatechuate 3,4-dioxygenase subunit beta → MTSAAGTAVAAPETLLASPDQVTQASITQEIADVHASLADRAATGERLPATIRDFRPYRSSILRHPTKNPQLVDPETIELLSPAFGQRDVAAIESDLTIQHSGEPLGERMTVRGRLLDSWGRPIANQLIEIWQANSAGRYIHQRDQHPAPLDPNFTGAGRAVTNDHGEYLFTTIKPGPYPWKNHVNAWRPAHIHFSVFGSSFTQRLVTQMYFPGDPLFALDPIYNTIWRQKDRDALVGVYDHDLTSPEWSTGYRFDIVVDGPDATWFEQEDDA, encoded by the coding sequence ATGACCTCTGCAGCCGGAACCGCCGTCGCGGCCCCCGAGACGCTGCTGGCCTCACCGGACCAGGTGACGCAGGCCAGCATCACACAGGAGATCGCCGACGTGCACGCCTCGCTCGCCGACCGCGCGGCGACGGGGGAGCGGCTTCCCGCCACGATCCGTGATTTCCGTCCGTACCGGTCGAGCATCCTGAGGCATCCGACCAAGAACCCCCAGCTCGTCGACCCGGAGACCATCGAGCTGCTCTCGCCCGCGTTCGGACAGCGCGATGTCGCGGCGATCGAATCGGACCTCACGATCCAGCACTCCGGCGAGCCCCTCGGCGAACGGATGACGGTGCGCGGGCGATTGCTCGACTCGTGGGGGCGCCCGATCGCGAACCAGCTCATCGAGATCTGGCAGGCGAACTCGGCCGGTCGATACATCCACCAGCGCGATCAGCACCCTGCTCCGCTCGATCCGAACTTCACGGGCGCGGGAAGAGCGGTGACGAACGACCACGGCGAATACCTCTTCACCACCATCAAGCCGGGCCCGTACCCGTGGAAGAACCACGTGAACGCCTGGCGCCCCGCGCACATCCACTTCTCTGTGTTCGGCTCTTCTTTCACCCAGCGCCTCGTGACGCAGATGTACTTCCCCGGCGACCCGCTCTTCGCGCTCGATCCGATCTACAACACCATCTGGCGGCAGAAGGACCGCGACGCCCTCGTCGGGGTGTACGACCACGACCTGACATCGCCGGAGTGGTCGACGGGCTACCGCTTCGACATCGTCGTCGACGGTCCCGATGCGACCTGGTTCGAACAGGAGGACGACGCATGA
- the pcaG gene encoding protocatechuate 3,4-dioxygenase subunit alpha, with protein sequence MTVPARTHRPTPGQTVGPFFAYGVEYPKMHEVAFPHAPGSILLGGTVRDGAGNPIPDAFIEIFGADADGAVPRVRGAFRRDDHSFTGFGRAFANDDGHYEFWTRNPGASPGRAPFFAAIIYARGLPDKLHTRIYLPDDVAALAADPLLSSLAPEERNTLVAIRTDEGGLQHDIRLQGEGETVFLVY encoded by the coding sequence ATGACCGTGCCCGCGAGGACCCACCGGCCCACACCGGGCCAGACCGTCGGCCCGTTCTTCGCCTACGGCGTCGAGTATCCGAAGATGCACGAGGTCGCGTTCCCGCACGCGCCGGGAAGCATCCTGCTCGGCGGCACCGTGCGTGACGGAGCGGGGAACCCGATCCCCGATGCCTTCATCGAGATCTTCGGAGCGGACGCCGACGGCGCAGTGCCCCGTGTACGCGGAGCCTTCCGCCGCGACGACCACTCCTTCACCGGCTTCGGCCGGGCCTTCGCGAACGACGATGGTCACTACGAGTTCTGGACGAGGAACCCGGGTGCCTCCCCTGGGCGTGCCCCGTTCTTCGCCGCGATCATCTATGCGCGCGGTCTGCCCGACAAGCTGCACACCCGTATCTACCTGCCGGACGACGTCGCCGCGCTCGCCGCCGATCCGCTGCTCTCATCGCTGGCCCCCGAAGAGCGGAACACCCTGGTCGCGATCCGCACCGACGAGGGAGGGTTGCAGCACGACATCCGCCTGCAGGGCGAGGGGGAGACGGTGTTCCTTGTCTATTGA